One region of Rubripirellula tenax genomic DNA includes:
- a CDS encoding efflux RND transporter periplasmic adaptor subunit — protein sequence MNDHTVSSSRPSMRDLRADLTAVPVSSSRSGMWMVVDAIAGRITRVSNELWQSLQQGDATALQWQQARSAGWTRQRRQTQRTPFSPLAVRIPLGSLDAIANRLAPWTGWVFGRLAVWGWCLAITAALLMVIGRSSQVAASASSLGAFLSQTHPLVLAFWFVVTKAVHELAHAIMCRRIGYQAGECGVLMLCGMPCPYCDVSDSVREPSPWRRMSVMLAGIYVEWIIATIATFVWIGSRNPSTAWHAFHLMLVCGISTLVFNANPLMRYDGYFVLSDLVGSVHLRSESRSAFRGIVTARIAGRGFASRVTPTIRSVLLAAYHVASTIYRCVVLFAIAAMLLIAAEYLHLESAIIVLMAVVAIALVFKQLRSMAMAMGGKGDWSGVSGIRRAMLGATALLIGIAVFLIPLPRYQTARGTLDAALADTVYLPHDALVDLVPVTWGQYVKAGETIVRLRDEANEIEMTKVAGRLSVARLRSQLSRRVTMDRGDEAGDWETFEAGRQGLQTRLASLNDRAATLELRAKVNGVVLPPKSTLSTPSQGGITTPADRRGTFASSQQAWCRISTDGLLHAVLAVDARDRNQIRLGSPVRIAVSAMPGQVFESVVESVSPIQSDSRSLIQRAGYEVLCPLERFPPTDVLSVLGAQCRATVRLPNRTMASSVWSGCKEWFGE from the coding sequence ATGAACGATCATACTGTTTCGTCGTCCCGCCCCTCGATGCGCGACTTACGCGCCGACTTGACGGCTGTTCCCGTCTCGTCATCGCGAAGCGGCATGTGGATGGTGGTTGACGCGATCGCCGGACGAATAACCCGCGTGTCGAACGAACTCTGGCAATCGCTCCAGCAAGGCGATGCGACTGCCCTACAGTGGCAGCAGGCTCGCAGTGCTGGATGGACTCGACAACGCAGGCAGACGCAACGAACCCCGTTCTCGCCACTTGCCGTTCGCATTCCACTGGGATCGCTCGACGCAATTGCGAATCGGCTTGCACCGTGGACGGGATGGGTGTTTGGTCGCCTTGCCGTTTGGGGATGGTGTCTAGCAATCACCGCGGCACTATTGATGGTGATCGGACGTAGTTCGCAAGTCGCAGCATCGGCAAGTTCGTTGGGCGCATTCTTATCGCAAACACATCCACTTGTTTTGGCGTTCTGGTTTGTGGTCACCAAAGCGGTACACGAATTAGCGCACGCGATCATGTGCCGACGCATCGGATATCAAGCCGGTGAATGCGGTGTGCTGATGCTATGCGGGATGCCATGTCCCTATTGCGACGTATCGGATTCGGTACGTGAACCGTCGCCATGGCGGCGGATGTCCGTCATGTTGGCGGGCATCTATGTCGAGTGGATCATTGCTACGATTGCAACGTTCGTTTGGATCGGTTCACGGAATCCGAGTACAGCTTGGCATGCATTTCACTTGATGTTGGTGTGTGGGATCAGCACATTGGTTTTTAACGCCAATCCATTGATGCGATACGACGGTTACTTTGTGTTGTCCGATTTGGTGGGCAGCGTTCACCTGCGAAGCGAATCACGATCGGCCTTTCGCGGAATTGTGACTGCACGAATCGCGGGCCGGGGTTTCGCGTCGCGAGTAACGCCGACGATACGATCGGTCTTACTGGCTGCCTATCATGTTGCATCGACGATCTATCGGTGCGTTGTGTTGTTTGCAATTGCAGCGATGCTGTTGATCGCGGCCGAGTACCTACATTTGGAATCCGCGATCATTGTTTTGATGGCCGTGGTCGCGATAGCGTTGGTTTTTAAACAGCTTCGATCGATGGCGATGGCAATGGGCGGGAAGGGCGATTGGTCGGGAGTGTCAGGAATCCGCCGGGCGATGCTTGGTGCGACTGCGCTGTTGATTGGAATCGCCGTGTTCTTGATTCCGCTGCCTCGATACCAGACGGCCAGGGGCACGCTTGACGCAGCACTCGCCGACACGGTTTATTTGCCTCATGACGCGTTGGTCGATCTAGTTCCGGTGACCTGGGGCCAATACGTCAAGGCTGGGGAAACGATCGTTCGACTGCGTGACGAAGCGAATGAAATCGAAATGACAAAGGTGGCGGGACGCCTAAGCGTCGCGCGATTGCGAAGCCAGTTGTCGCGGCGGGTAACGATGGATCGCGGCGACGAAGCAGGCGATTGGGAAACGTTCGAAGCTGGACGCCAAGGGCTTCAAACGCGTTTAGCATCACTGAACGATCGCGCCGCCACGCTGGAATTGCGAGCCAAGGTCAACGGTGTGGTCTTGCCACCGAAATCAACGCTATCTACCCCATCGCAGGGCGGCATCACGACGCCAGCCGATCGTCGTGGAACGTTTGCGAGTTCCCAGCAGGCGTGGTGTCGAATTTCGACGGATGGGTTGCTGCATGCCGTGCTTGCGGTGGACGCACGCGACCGGAATCAAATTCGACTCGGATCACCAGTGCGGATAGCGGTTTCCGCCATGCCCGGACAAGTCTTTGAGTCGGTCGTCGAAAGTGTTTCGCCTATCCAGTCGGATTCACGTTCGTTGATACAGCGAGCCGGATATGAGGTACTATGTCCGCTAGAGCGATTTCCACCGACCGACGTGTTGTCGGTCTTGGGCGCCCAATGTCGGGCAACGGTTCGATTGCCTAATCGAACCATGGCTTCGTCCGTCTGGTCAGGATGCAAAGAATGGTTCGGTGAATAG
- a CDS encoding FAD-dependent oxidoreductase, translating to MVADMFRFFSLFVVMFAAVAASPAAEVFVEAESFDDHGGWNLDTQFIQQMGSPYLIAHGLGNPIADASTTASVPENGTYHVWVRTIDWVARWGAKPSPGQFKLLINGKPLENTLGTEGASWSWQNGGEVSLRAGQVELELHDLTGFDGRCDCIYLTTDADGKPPTDEVELAAWRREQLHLPKEPQTKGPYDLVVIGGGYAGMGSAISAARMGCRVALVQDRPVLGGNGSSEVRVWAMGNIRRGKYPRIGEIIEEFADKASKSPGTYEEFGDALKEQVVRAEPNIDLLLNHHATAVEMDGSKIVAVSAMDTRSGGEVKIIGDYFVDCTGHGWVGHWAKADLDMTDAGRMGMSNMWAWDELDSPTSFPETPWALDLNMEDFPYPRDHHGQWFWESGFDKDAIGGAEAIRDWNLRAVYGAFNAMKNGDGAEDHKSAVLTWVAFVGGPRESRRLMGDVVLTEEDIVSKRDFPDGCVPSTWSIDLHYPKKEYADKFPDNPFISVAVHDRRVDKSYGYPVPYRCFYSRNIDNLFMAGRDISVTHQALGTVRVMKTCGMMGEVVGKAASLCALNDCSPRDVYEKHLGDLLALLELPGKARRSTPSDEIMIPDDALPLAGPNGPPTGHNPAKLEGTVVDDSRAVLTGKWTDGTGLKGYVGDGYRYASGKSDATAEFTLPPPKTGNYELRYFTKAHANRSSNTKITVTQGDWKRTYELDQQTPREADWTVVGTISARVGVPVQVLVDCKTANGTVHIDAISLVEMSVEKSSKKSVEAK from the coding sequence ATGGTCGCTGATATGTTTCGGTTTTTCAGTCTCTTCGTTGTCATGTTCGCCGCGGTAGCGGCATCACCGGCCGCGGAAGTGTTTGTCGAAGCAGAAAGTTTTGATGATCACGGCGGGTGGAATTTGGACACTCAGTTCATCCAACAAATGGGATCGCCTTATCTGATTGCACACGGATTGGGCAACCCGATTGCCGATGCGTCGACGACGGCATCCGTGCCAGAAAATGGTACTTATCACGTTTGGGTTCGCACGATCGACTGGGTAGCCCGATGGGGGGCAAAACCGTCGCCGGGCCAGTTCAAGTTGCTCATCAACGGCAAACCGCTCGAAAACACGCTCGGCACCGAAGGTGCAAGTTGGTCATGGCAGAACGGTGGCGAAGTGTCGCTACGGGCCGGCCAAGTCGAATTGGAACTGCACGACTTGACGGGCTTTGACGGAAGGTGCGATTGCATTTACCTGACGACGGACGCGGACGGCAAGCCGCCGACCGATGAAGTGGAATTGGCGGCATGGCGGCGCGAGCAACTCCATCTTCCAAAAGAACCGCAAACCAAAGGCCCTTATGACCTGGTCGTCATCGGCGGCGGATATGCGGGCATGGGTTCGGCCATTTCGGCGGCCCGCATGGGTTGCCGCGTGGCTCTCGTTCAAGATCGCCCCGTACTTGGCGGCAATGGGTCCAGCGAAGTGCGAGTCTGGGCGATGGGCAACATTCGTCGCGGCAAGTATCCGCGCATCGGCGAGATCATCGAAGAGTTCGCCGACAAAGCATCAAAGTCACCGGGCACGTACGAAGAATTTGGCGATGCGTTGAAGGAGCAAGTGGTTCGCGCCGAGCCGAACATCGACCTTCTGCTCAACCACCATGCAACGGCCGTGGAAATGGATGGCTCGAAAATCGTTGCGGTTTCCGCGATGGATACGCGCAGCGGCGGTGAAGTCAAAATCATTGGCGATTACTTCGTCGACTGCACCGGACACGGATGGGTCGGCCATTGGGCGAAGGCTGATCTGGACATGACGGATGCGGGACGGATGGGCATGAGCAATATGTGGGCTTGGGACGAATTGGATTCACCAACATCGTTTCCCGAGACACCATGGGCGCTCGACTTGAACATGGAAGACTTCCCCTACCCCCGCGACCACCACGGCCAATGGTTTTGGGAGAGTGGTTTTGACAAAGACGCAATCGGTGGCGCCGAAGCCATCCGCGATTGGAATTTACGAGCCGTGTACGGTGCATTCAACGCGATGAAGAACGGCGATGGGGCCGAAGATCACAAGTCCGCGGTCCTGACTTGGGTCGCTTTCGTCGGTGGGCCTCGCGAGAGTCGGCGACTGATGGGTGACGTAGTGCTTACCGAAGAAGACATTGTCAGCAAGAGAGATTTTCCCGACGGGTGTGTGCCCAGCACTTGGTCGATCGATCTGCACTATCCGAAGAAGGAGTACGCAGACAAGTTTCCGGACAATCCGTTCATCTCGGTTGCCGTTCACGATCGCCGCGTGGATAAATCGTATGGGTATCCGGTTCCCTATCGATGTTTCTACAGCCGCAACATCGACAACTTGTTCATGGCCGGTCGCGACATCAGCGTCACGCACCAAGCGCTGGGTACCGTTCGCGTGATGAAGACATGCGGCATGATGGGCGAAGTCGTCGGCAAGGCCGCGTCGCTTTGTGCGTTGAACGATTGCTCGCCGCGCGACGTTTACGAAAAACACTTGGGCGATCTGCTTGCGTTGTTGGAGTTGCCCGGTAAGGCGCGTCGCAGCACCCCGTCCGATGAAATTATGATTCCCGATGATGCGTTGCCCTTGGCTGGTCCGAACGGTCCGCCCACGGGACACAATCCGGCAAAGCTAGAAGGCACGGTTGTCGATGATTCCCGCGCGGTGTTAACGGGAAAATGGACCGATGGCACCGGACTGAAAGGATATGTCGGCGACGGCTATCGTTATGCATCGGGCAAATCGGATGCGACCGCCGAGTTCACGCTTCCGCCGCCGAAGACCGGAAATTACGAACTGCGATACTTCACCAAAGCGCACGCCAACCGTTCGTCGAATACGAAAATCACCGTGACCCAAGGTGATTGGAAGCGAACGTACGAACTGGATCAACAAACGCCGCGCGAAGCGGATTGGACGGTCGTAGGTACGATCAGCGCGCGAGTTGGGGTGCCCGTCCAGGTGCTCGTGGACTGCAAGACTGCCAATGGAACCGTTCACATCGACGCGATTTCGCTGGTCGAGATGTCGGTTGAGAAGTCGTCCAAGAAGTCAGTCGAGGCAAAGTGA
- a CDS encoding HlyD family secretion protein — translation MMWTIRRLFVGITLATSTIASGGEAQINVDECVVRFASEVNVPALETGSVARMNVKLNDAIDAGAPIASLDDRSMLILRQAASRRLELAKSIAVDDVEIRYAEVAMQEAEAELETSRSIQNDVRGAIPLTQIRRLRLAVERAKLEISQAEKRKQQAQTESELRQTDLSLIDEQLRNLHADSPISGIVLSLFHSAGEWVAKGETIATVGQVDRLHIHALVDSQQIAPGQCKGLPVSVRWNDAATGELVSLRGSVLSVDPQLLPNRVFRLHAEIINQKRDDASGGWLLLPGTDVRMTIYTPTSVTHQTPRSTVR, via the coding sequence ATGATGTGGACTATCCGCAGACTATTTGTCGGAATCACACTGGCGACGTCAACCATCGCGTCCGGCGGTGAGGCACAAATCAATGTCGACGAATGCGTTGTACGGTTTGCAAGCGAGGTAAATGTTCCTGCGCTCGAAACCGGTTCGGTTGCCCGAATGAATGTGAAACTGAACGACGCGATCGACGCGGGCGCTCCCATCGCGTCTCTTGACGATCGATCGATGTTGATTCTTCGGCAAGCTGCTTCACGTCGATTGGAATTGGCGAAGTCGATTGCCGTTGACGATGTCGAAATTCGTTATGCCGAAGTCGCGATGCAGGAAGCGGAAGCCGAACTGGAAACCAGTCGATCGATACAGAACGACGTGCGAGGTGCGATTCCGCTGACCCAGATTCGTCGCTTACGATTGGCTGTTGAACGCGCAAAGCTCGAAATATCGCAGGCAGAAAAGCGAAAGCAACAGGCTCAAACGGAAAGCGAACTTCGCCAAACCGATTTGTCGTTGATCGACGAACAGCTCCGCAACCTACACGCCGATAGTCCCATCAGCGGCATCGTATTGAGTCTTTTTCATTCCGCGGGCGAGTGGGTCGCGAAAGGCGAAACGATTGCAACGGTCGGCCAAGTCGATCGGCTTCACATTCATGCCTTGGTCGACAGTCAGCAAATCGCACCGGGACAATGCAAGGGATTGCCTGTCAGTGTCCGCTGGAACGATGCGGCAACCGGCGAATTGGTTTCCTTGCGAGGTAGCGTTCTGTCGGTCGACCCACAGTTGCTGCCCAACAGAGTGTTCCGCCTGCACGCCGAGATCATCAATCAAAAACGAGACGACGCATCAGGTGGATGGCTGTTGTTGCCGGGCACGGATGTCCGAATGACGATCTATACGCCGACATCGGTGACACACCAAACGCCCCGGTCAACCGTTCGGTGA
- a CDS encoding HlyD family efflux transporter periplasmic adaptor subunit yields MSSATANQPFVFQPSSAPPSTGNDVVVDTRREIAEIVREVANAVRSNRSSTEFFSLLADRTLRAMAAEGVVFWRRSEHTDSLAYRCVHRLGRVTDQTLPTASRPAHERLLVEIGRSGAPAVVPSTPGASDPDFPSNPADVPTALVPIHCDASQSDADYLFQVFLEPGGGVATQRGYLRFVVQMADLAGEYLRAEQLRSLLARQRLATQVDEATSKMHALTGAEELAEFIADSAVDVFGFDRVGIVRLDGPSPKRSPSLIAVSHVPSIDQRSSAADQVRRAATTPVDADGSRWFDAGSQPPQKQNVESNSIVVRVVAGQPDDHTGKYRIVGLSQTKKESLDVDAIRDSVTRFATHCDLAMQNVVRTEQSSSRWLPKFISADRTSTSVRRAFKVGGVCLVLATVAAIPVPLVVDAPAIVRPADSQMVCATRDAVVQSIAVAHGQAVKRGQVLLTMSDPSLDDQILALDGNLAVLSEKRNRLNDAMMKVSVSGQDRAQSIQNERLIVSGEIQSITDQRDALRRTRESLAVHADRDGIVDAWQVESRLQSRPVNRGDGLMRVIAADSGWIVEARVPQNRIAQLKPLLENSSAIDRAHVSFDSDPGHVIAASLIQLGPSVVAENDPLPATAAMLRLEDVASDEIRNQTTCGDVAGAPARVMFKCGYRPIVYVMFQDLIHSIRSTASLYFFGHRTNTGDAA; encoded by the coding sequence GTGAGTTCGGCGACCGCGAACCAGCCGTTTGTCTTCCAACCGTCGTCGGCACCTCCGTCGACTGGGAATGACGTCGTGGTTGATACGCGTCGCGAAATCGCCGAGATCGTTCGGGAAGTCGCAAATGCCGTTCGTAGCAATCGATCATCAACCGAATTTTTCTCGCTATTGGCCGACCGAACGCTGCGAGCGATGGCCGCCGAGGGCGTCGTGTTTTGGCGTCGAAGCGAACACACTGATTCACTGGCGTACCGCTGCGTTCATCGACTCGGCCGCGTCACGGATCAAACCTTACCGACTGCGTCCCGACCGGCGCACGAAAGGTTGCTCGTCGAGATCGGCCGAAGCGGTGCCCCCGCGGTTGTTCCGTCCACCCCGGGCGCCTCGGATCCCGATTTTCCATCGAATCCCGCCGACGTGCCGACTGCGCTGGTCCCCATTCACTGCGACGCTTCGCAATCGGACGCTGACTACCTGTTCCAAGTGTTCTTGGAACCTGGCGGCGGCGTCGCGACCCAAAGAGGCTACTTGAGATTCGTCGTCCAAATGGCCGACTTGGCGGGCGAGTACTTGCGAGCTGAACAGCTTCGCTCGCTGTTGGCTCGACAGCGGTTGGCAACACAAGTCGACGAAGCAACATCCAAGATGCACGCGCTCACGGGCGCCGAAGAATTGGCGGAATTCATTGCCGATTCGGCCGTCGATGTCTTCGGGTTTGATCGGGTCGGAATCGTCCGCCTGGATGGACCTTCGCCGAAACGAAGTCCGAGCTTGATTGCTGTTAGCCACGTTCCATCCATCGATCAGCGATCCAGCGCAGCGGACCAGGTGCGCCGCGCTGCGACGACGCCCGTCGATGCAGATGGTAGCCGTTGGTTTGATGCAGGATCCCAACCGCCACAAAAACAGAACGTCGAATCAAACTCAATTGTGGTTCGCGTTGTCGCCGGCCAACCCGATGACCACACCGGCAAGTACCGCATCGTCGGCCTATCACAAACGAAGAAAGAGTCTTTGGACGTCGACGCGATTCGCGACTCGGTCACGCGTTTTGCCACACACTGTGATTTAGCTATGCAGAACGTGGTGCGAACGGAACAGTCGAGTTCACGATGGCTTCCAAAGTTCATTTCGGCGGATCGGACATCAACATCGGTCCGACGCGCATTCAAGGTCGGTGGCGTTTGTTTAGTACTTGCGACCGTGGCGGCGATCCCGGTGCCCCTAGTCGTCGATGCACCGGCAATCGTGCGTCCGGCCGATTCGCAAATGGTTTGTGCGACGCGCGACGCGGTTGTCCAGTCCATTGCCGTTGCCCATGGTCAAGCGGTGAAGCGGGGGCAAGTGCTATTGACGATGTCGGACCCATCACTCGATGACCAGATCCTGGCACTCGATGGAAATCTGGCTGTGTTAAGCGAAAAACGAAATCGTTTGAACGACGCGATGATGAAAGTATCCGTGTCGGGACAAGATCGGGCGCAAAGTATTCAGAACGAACGCCTGATCGTCAGCGGCGAAATTCAATCGATAACGGACCAGCGCGATGCACTTCGGCGGACGAGGGAGTCGTTGGCGGTTCATGCCGATCGCGACGGAATCGTCGACGCTTGGCAGGTCGAATCGCGATTACAATCTCGCCCCGTCAATCGTGGAGACGGGTTGATGCGCGTGATTGCCGCCGATTCGGGATGGATCGTCGAAGCACGCGTACCCCAGAACCGAATCGCCCAACTGAAACCCTTGCTCGAAAATTCATCCGCCATCGACCGTGCCCATGTCTCGTTCGACTCCGATCCCGGGCATGTGATCGCCGCATCGCTGATACAGTTGGGACCATCCGTTGTCGCAGAGAATGATCCGCTGCCCGCTACGGCAGCAATGCTGCGTTTGGAAGACGTTGCCAGCGACGAAATCCGAAACCAGACGACTTGCGGTGACGTCGCCGGCGCACCCGCGCGAGTCATGTTCAAGTGTGGCTATCGACCCATAGTCTACGTGATGTTTCAAGACTTGATTCATTCGATTAGAAGCACCGCATCGCTTTACTTTTTCGGTCATCGAACAAACACGGGAGATGCGGCATGA
- a CDS encoding peptide chain release factor family protein has protein sequence MNSRSDDPKGSKPEPSIASPDQRMPLRSVDPNHPALLDDATLLGQCDLRFQRRGGPGGQHRNKTSSGVFLHHEPTDITAEATERRSQADNRSVALSRLRFRLAMELRGASIWDAQPTGMAKELRATYRGHPLKFRDSHPYRPAVMSLLIDDLHAAGGQPSAVSKEWSVSTTSIVNLLKSHPPAITLINSIRAYHGRPPLR, from the coding sequence GTGAATAGTCGATCCGACGACCCGAAGGGTTCCAAACCGGAACCTTCGATTGCTTCACCGGACCAACGGATGCCGCTCCGCTCCGTTGACCCAAACCATCCCGCGTTGTTGGATGATGCAACGTTGTTGGGGCAATGCGACTTGCGTTTCCAGCGTCGCGGCGGTCCGGGCGGTCAGCATCGCAACAAGACGAGTTCGGGTGTGTTCTTGCATCACGAACCTACCGATATCACGGCCGAAGCGACCGAACGCAGAAGCCAAGCCGACAATCGTTCCGTGGCACTGTCGCGACTGCGTTTTCGGTTGGCGATGGAGCTGCGCGGTGCTTCGATTTGGGATGCCCAACCGACCGGAATGGCGAAAGAGCTGAGGGCAACGTACCGTGGCCACCCGCTGAAATTTCGTGACTCGCACCCCTATCGGCCGGCCGTGATGTCGTTGTTAATCGATGACTTGCACGCGGCCGGAGGACAACCCAGCGCGGTATCGAAGGAATGGTCGGTATCGACGACCAGCATCGTCAACCTCTTGAAGTCGCATCCGCCCGCGATCACGCTGATCAATTCGATCAGGGCGTACCACGGTCGCCCGCCACTACGGTAA